The nucleotide sequence aatttttataatcatttttttctcgcagtgaaatttttattaattgatttaacttcaataagttaaatgagaagaaaaataaatatctcgacttgaaaaaaaaattttatttcaaattttttttcttgacttgaaaaaaatcatttcgactaggaaaaaaatcatttcgactttttgaagcaaacggcttgccatagttTTCGCAGTAATACCGGTTGAGAAAGGTAGTTGCATAGTGTATACATGTTCCGTTGTGCAGATCTCCGGCACTACTGGTGCGCAGTAACGCATTGCGCTGATTGGAAGCATTGGCGAATCACTGCGCATGCCAGTTGCCCCAAAGAAAAAGCCGGGTGATCTTCTGACTGCCTTCCCATTTAGATTGATTCCTAATAGCCAACTGATGTAGTGTGTTTATAGTTAAGAGAATACGCAATTGGGAACCAATATTGACATGATTCTAACTATAACGTATTGATGCCGGTGCGGAGAGCCGGATGTCTTCAATGAAAGATAATCTCTGACAACGATCACTGCCCTGACACTGCAATCACATTTTCTACTCCCAGATACTCATGTCTCTTGTTCTTTCTCTTTGCAGTGGAAGTCTAAACCTTTGAACTATCGACAACCAATTCAATGATTAAGAACATCAATCGGCAGCATCCATTCATTTAATTGGTATCATCACGTGACGACTAATCCTCGTTCTCATGGAGCTCTTAAGGACCGTCTGACAGTGATGGTGACTTTGAAACTGTATAACATGTCAGCGGACAGTCGCAGCAAAAGTCTTTCTGCTAAAGATCCGACAAAAAGCAAGCAGAATATTTGAAACAAGATATCTCAACTGCTGAAGTTTGTGAATTCGATAGGTGGTTTGAATTGAAAGAGGAACTGAACATTCAGAGAGATTCAGCGAGAAACTGCGAGTTGCATCATGTGAGGTTACGTCATCATGGAATATCTtctgtttattttgtttgcttcgATCTTGTGCGCATACGTGGCCGCTTCCCGGCAGTGTTATTTTTCCTGCAATTGCAGTGAGAGGTTGTTTCCCTCCATTAACCGAACACTCTATACGCTGGACTGCGGATTCATTGGATTTAACTCGTTGCCAATAAACGCCACCTTGCGGCGTCAATCTGCATTCATCCTTTCAGGAAATGGATATGCGTCATTTTTAGACATAACAGGGCTGCTCGGTATCAGGAATTTAGCCTACTTAGATTTGTCCCACAACAAAATTAACACTTTGTCAAATTTTCAAGTAAATGGCGACTTTCTAAAGGAGCTAAACTTGGATTCCAATCTGTTGGATTATGTCCCAGCAGACGCCTTCACTGCGACGTCAGAGTTGCAGGTTCTCTCCCTCGCCTCGAACAGGATTGAGGTGATTCACGCGCGAGGTTTTACGCACTTGAGTTATCTTAAGCATTTAAACATGTCTGCCAACCGCCTCTCCCAAATCAACCCTTTGTGGTTCTCTGTGCTGGAAAGGCTTGAACTGCTAGATCTTTCCAACAACAACATCCATGAACTTTCGGATGGGGTTTTTAAGAACTTAAAAAGGTTGAAAACACTGTCGTTGCATGGAAACGACTTTCACACATTAGACCAGGACTCCTTTGCAGGCCTCATAGATCTGAAGACACTTTTTCTGAACAATAATCACATTAAAACCATCCCTACAACAGCTATGCAAATTTTCAAGCAGATGAAACTTATTGATTTAAGTGGGAACCATTTCCGTCGATTGACACCCAGAACTCTGTTTCGGATAAACGTGACTTGTCTTCGCATTAATTATCAGGATGACCTTCTATTGGTTGAAAGGAACAGTGTCACAGAGATGCCTTACTTGGAGGTATTAGAACTGCACAACAATAAGAAACTCGTGTACATAAGTCCCGAGGCATTCTCGAGGACGCTCAAACTTCGGACACTGGATCTCCATGGCAATGCTCTCCGGACCGTGGAGTACAGAATGATCGAGGCTCTTCCCTCCCTCACTTCAGTCAGTTTTCATGGCAATCCTGTTGACTGTTCTTGCTCAATTCACTGGGTTTTGGATGATGTGTACGTCAGGAGCAAAATAACCATTTTGCAATTAGAACACATCGTTTGCTCAAGCCCGCCGTCCTTAAAAAATAAACATCTCTACAAACAAGAAAGGCAATTTCCCAAAACCTGCAAACCTCAAATCCTGCCATTGTTTGAAAAGTCAATCCATGTTGTCCATGGGGAGGAGTTCTCCCTAGACTGTCGTAGCTACGGGGTTCCCACTCCCGCCATCTTGTGGCAGACACCGCATGGAGTTTTATACGCAAATAATTCGGAGATCCGCCATCTGAGGGTGCTAGAGTCGGGCACCTTGGTATCGTCTGCTGCGTTCGAAGAAGACACTGGTCTGTATTCTTGTGTTTCGTCCAATCCAAGAGGCCAAGTTGCCAGGCATATGCGAGTCTTGGTAAAACAGATGAAGGCTGCGCTTATCATTCTCAACACCAAGCCAGATAGCATAGCAGTGACGTGGAATGGAACATCCAATTACAACCAATACGAGATACTATGCAAATTACCAAAAAGTAACAACCAAACCTGCGCCACGGTCAAATTGGCTCCGTACATGCGCAGTTACACTATCACAGGTTTGAAACCGAACACCAGATACTTTATGTGCATTGCTATGTTACATCCGGGACACGAAAAACACGAACGTTGTCAACAAGTTGAAACGAAGTCATACGGTTCCATCACTGCCGGGATTTTAAATATCAGGCCGTATGTATTAGGTGTAGGGGTCGGGGGGACCGTGAGTCTTGTTGCCATCGCTTTAATTGTCCTCTTAGCATATCTAAGACACAAGCGGAACCAGCAACGAATGAAGGAACTTTATGGCGATAACCTGTCCCAAATGTTCCTGGCAAGTGTTGACAGCTTTTCTGACATCACACCCATGACGTATGAGAATCTGGCCGCTCAAGTGTTTGATGAAGATGACATCGCAGAGATACGGGGCACGTCTGCCTTTGCTGCCTCAGTCACACCTGAAGCATAATTGAAGCACCTGAAGCAAGGGTCACGAGTCCAATTCATAAAGCGAAAGTGTCGGCGGCTGTCAATGGAATCTCCTGCCTTCCAGCTGTGATGAAAGAATCTTTGCAGTGAAGTGCGTCACTGGCAAAATTACAACATGGAACGCCTAATTCCTTTAACGCGAATTGAAAGCAATGTATCATGCAGTCAAAAAACACATTTGTGATTTTTGATGTAGCACATAGCGCCTCTTATTTGCGGTAGCGATCTAGAAAGTTTGATCCACGGGTGGTGCGATCGAGTTGCACGAGCTGTGTTGGATTCGAGTCTGACGATATAATTGCCCTGTGCCAAAAACACATAGGAACTCGCTTATACTTTTGCTACATGCATACAGATATTATGATTGGCATGGTATGCCACTTTTCGTGACGAATTACGGAGTGCTGAATTTGGACTATAGCCCATCAACCAGATAACTCCACCCCGAACCAGTCAATTAATATTCACTATGACTTACAGTTATGATCTGCTTATGTATGAAATAAGACGTAAGAAGGCTGTTGTAATCAACACTGACCAGCCTAGGCCTAGACCTCAACTTCGAGGTATGACTGATAGGCTTGCTCTATAATAGGCTTTTGCTAGGttcatgaatattcaccattaAGGTGGGCCTAGTGACTATTCCTTGTCAggtgttatagttccggagTATTTTTGCTATTACTGATTACAGAATGGACACGTTTTGAAATGGGCGTTTTATAGAGATTCGTATCGGCGGTCCAGCACGTCTTGCCACGAGGATACAGCAGAACGGAAGAAGAGCTCGGACAAGTGAATTGTTGTCCTTATGAACAATGATATGATTCCTATGACCAAACCTGGAGAACGCAATACACGTTGCTATCAGGGGAGTagggagcggggggggggggcagggcaAATGACCCCCTCCCCAGTATATAATTATGAATATGCTTTTGATCGTGATATTGGCGGATGAATTTcgaaaacccccccccccccccataccaAAAAGCTGGCTACGCCCCTGTACATAGAGTTCAGTAAAACTCTGGAAAGAATGGGCATCACCTGGAGAACATGACTGCGCAAATGAGTAGGATGGGTCATACTGAGCAACATCTGACATCTAACAAATTCAATCTGGTGCAATTTTTCAAAAGTTGCATGATTGTATAAAAGGAATCAAGTGCATATAAGCGATCTATCATAAACAATCAGAGGGGGAGGGATTCAAGTCCAATAAGTGAATATTCGGTCATTAATTTATCTGACATCATCCTCGCCGTAATTTCGGAACCATTCGAGAATTTCCGGAATGTCGTCGGAACTATTCAGGATTTACGGCCACACCGTACACGTTAGCTGCATCACGCACGTAGCTTTGTCCGTCGATTGGACCTATTTACTCCCCGCAGTGCACTGTGGGTATAGTACGCACAAATTATGATAAGTTTAAAAGGAATATTTCTGTAGTCTTTAATTAGTAAAGACAAAGTCTTGAAATACAGTGGTAAAGATAAACAATTTTGGCACAGCTTAGACTGAAAACCACCAGTTCCAACTTGGGGAAATTGTTTTCGGACTTTATGTCGGTTTCGCACTTGTTGTTGGTCAAAATTAAGATGGTTTATGTCTGTTGAAATTAGTGATAGGTTAAAAAAATGTTGACTGGATTCGTTGGTACTGCAGTACAGCTACCTGTGCcgaatcccccccccctcctccccttGGTCTACTGCgtatttttaaaaagatttctAATGGTATTGGTGCTGGTATAATGTCAAAATGGCATTGAACGTAAATAGATATGGCTAGAATGTTATTTGCTGGTCAATAGCACGGGTACTAGAGCTGTTTTCGTCGATTTCTTATGCTGGTTGCCAAGTGGGCTCCGCGGATGGTGATTGTGAGAAGGTCCCA is from Lineus longissimus chromosome 18, tnLinLong1.2, whole genome shotgun sequence and encodes:
- the LOC135502413 gene encoding leucine-rich repeat neuronal protein 3-like — translated: MEYLLFILFASILCAYVAASRQCYFSCNCSERLFPSINRTLYTLDCGFIGFNSLPINATLRRQSAFILSGNGYASFLDITGLLGIRNLAYLDLSHNKINTLSNFQVNGDFLKELNLDSNLLDYVPADAFTATSELQVLSLASNRIEVIHARGFTHLSYLKHLNMSANRLSQINPLWFSVLERLELLDLSNNNIHELSDGVFKNLKRLKTLSLHGNDFHTLDQDSFAGLIDLKTLFLNNNHIKTIPTTAMQIFKQMKLIDLSGNHFRRLTPRTLFRINVTCLRINYQDDLLLVERNSVTEMPYLEVLELHNNKKLVYISPEAFSRTLKLRTLDLHGNALRTVEYRMIEALPSLTSVSFHGNPVDCSCSIHWVLDDVYVRSKITILQLEHIVCSSPPSLKNKHLYKQERQFPKTCKPQILPLFEKSIHVVHGEEFSLDCRSYGVPTPAILWQTPHGVLYANNSEIRHLRVLESGTLVSSAAFEEDTGLYSCVSSNPRGQVARHMRVLVKQMKAALIILNTKPDSIAVTWNGTSNYNQYEILCKLPKSNNQTCATVKLAPYMRSYTITGLKPNTRYFMCIAMLHPGHEKHERCQQVETKSYGSITAGILNIRPYVLGVGVGGTVSLVAIALIVLLAYLRHKRNQQRMKELYGDNLSQMFLASVDSFSDITPMTYENLAAQVFDEDDIAEIRGTSAFAASVTPEA